A section of the Tenrec ecaudatus isolate mTenEca1 chromosome 10, mTenEca1.hap1, whole genome shotgun sequence genome encodes:
- the NOG gene encoding noggin, whose translation MERCPSLGVTLYALVVVLGLRAAPAGGQHYLHIRPAPSDNLPLVDLIEHPDPIFDPKEKDLNETLLRSLLGGHYDPGFMATSPPEDRPGGGGGAAGGAEDLAELDQLLRQRPSGAMPSEIKGLEFSEGLAPGKKQRLSKKLRRKLQMWLWSQTFCPVLYAWNDLGSRFWPRYVKVGSCFSKRSCSVPEGMVCKPSKSVHLTVLRWRCQRRGGQRCGWIPIQYPIISECKCSC comes from the coding sequence ATGGAGCGCTGCCCCAGCCTGGGGGTCACCCTCTACGCCCTGGTGGTGGTCCTGGGGCTGCGGGCGGCACCGGCCGgcggccagcactacctccacaTCCGCCCGGCTCCCAGCGACAACCTGCCCCTGGTGGACCTCATCGAGCACCCGGACCCTATCTTTGACCCCAAAGAGAAAGATCTGAACGAGACGCTGCTGCGCTCGCTGCTCGGGGGCCACTACGACCCGGGCTTCATGGCCACCTCGCCCCCCGAGGACCgaccgggcgggggcgggggggcggccgGGGGCGCCGAGGACCTGGCCGAACTGGACCAGCTGCTGCGGCAGCGGCCGTCCGGGGCCATGCCGAGCGAGATCAAAGGGCTGGAGTTCTCGGAGGGCTTGGCCCCGGGCAAGAAGCAGCGGCTGAGCAAGAAGCTGCGGAGGAAGCTACAGATGTGGCTGTGGTCGCAGACCTTTTGCCCGGTGCTGTACGCGTGGAACGACCTGGGCAGCCGCTTCTGGCCGCGCTACGTGAAGGTGGGCAGCTGCTTCAGCAAGCGCTCTTGCTCGGTGCCCGAGGGCATGGTGTGCAAGCCGTCCAAGTCCGTGCACCTCACTGTGCTGCGGTGGCGCTGTCAGCGGCGCGGGGGCCAGCGCTGCGGCTGGATTCCCATCCAGTACCCCATCATTTCCGAGTGCAAGTGCTCGTGCTAG